The following are encoded in a window of Ogataea parapolymorpha DL-1 chromosome VII, whole genome shotgun sequence genomic DNA:
- a CDS encoding 6-phosphofructo-2-kinase, with protein sequence MAGDRSTSPLFLPSKNDRFLSEVKESLNNETNDGDSALVSDEENIVGCYTRADDTTFDPELDLLNQKLQKYDLAQSSRGVGPNPTIAFNKRPLNDTPIVSGTASPRAGMAMSPLDLSEDEDDITSKHINDDNTKRNTDRNQHLEPYKMGSSSIKPAKTTLDIPGQTKSKISPDGTIVNTSERVVVVMIGLPARGKSYLSNKLVRYLNWLQINARIFNVGSTRRAKAANVGPENSPLPDKKAGTLHDASFFSPDNKSNILLREEWAKETLDNLLHYLLEGDGCVGVFDATNSTKLRRKNVLDMIMEKSKGQLKVLFLESICNDRTILEDNIQLKLQGPDYRNMNPELAIKDFLGRLKNYELAYETIDEEEEKDKNFQYVKMIDVGRKVIACNIRGFLASQIIYYFLNFNLSPRQIFITRHGESEDNVKGRIGGDSNLTPRGHAFAKALAKFMDFKKRQFRETQLKGFSVRNASLVSGSQLKKSTPEEPSFSVFTSMLRRSVQTAKYFSDDFYDIKEMRMLDELGSGKFDGMTYEEIQKRFPEEFKSRLENKMAYRYPGVGGESYLDVIARLKPLITELERTTNHILIITHRVVARVLIAYFLNLNKNSVGDLDVPLHTIYMFEPKPFGVDYHIYEFDENTNWFNELDPKNLQNSKRMRQVGISFRERAYSVVPTAPRKRQTLFSGDDNINELSKTVNSQNTVSSSSSITSQQLGSKTNNRTNKTILDNINSARGLGQAPSNCL encoded by the coding sequence ATGGCAGGCGACCGCTCCACCTCACCTTTATTTCTCCCATCCAAAAATGACAGATTTTTATCAGAAGTGAAAGAGAGTTTAAATAATGAAACCAATGATGGAGATTCTGCATTGGTTAGTGATGAGGAGAATATAGTTGGCTGCTACACTCGAGCGGACGACACAACATTTGACCCCGAATTGGACTTGCTCAACCAAAAACTTCAGAAATATGATCTTGCACAAAGCTCAAGAGGAGTAGGGCCCAACCCTACAATTGCATTCAACAAAAGACCGTTAAACGATACTCCTATAGTTAGTGGTACCGCGTCACCGCGTGCAGGAATGGCAATGTCTCCTCTCGATTTAAGTGAAGATGAGGATGATATAACAAGCAAACATATAAATGATGATAACACAAAACGCAATACTGATCGCAATCAACATTTGGAGCCCTATAAAATGGGTTCTAGCTCAATCAAGCCTGCCAAAACGACCCTTGATATCCCCGGCCAGACGAAGTCAAAGATATCCCCGGATGGGACAATTGTTAATACAAGTGAAAGGGTGGTAGTCGTTATGATTGGATTACCAGCCAGAGGCAAGTCCTATCTAAGCAACAAGCTTGTTAGATACTTGAATTGGCTTCAGATTAATGCCAGAATATTCAACGTTGGATCTACACGAAGAGCAAAGGCTGCCAATGTAGGACCGGAAAACTCACCCTTACCCGACAAGAAGGCTGGCACTTTACATGACGCAAGTTTCTTTTCCCCCGATAACAAATCCAACATTCTTTTGAGAGAGGAGTGGGCTAAAGAAACTTTGGATAATTTACTGCATTATCTTTTGGAGGGCGACGGGTGTGTTGGCGTTTTTGATGCCACAAATTCAACCAAGCTGAGGCGCAAAAATGTCCTTGATATGATCATGGAAAAGAGCAAGGGACAACTCAAAGTTCTTTTTCTAGAGAGTATTTGTAATGATAGGACAATACTGGAGGATAATATTCAGCTCAAATTACAAGGCCCTGATTACCGGAACATGAACCCCGAACTTGCTATCAAAGACTTCCTCGGAAGATTGAAGAATTATGAACTTGCCTATGAAACtattgatgaagaagaagaaaaggataaaaattttcaatatGTGAAGATGATCGATGTCGGCCGTAAGGTTATTGCATGTAATATCCGGGGATTTTTGGCATCGCAAATCATCTACTATTTTCTGAATTTTAATTTAAGTCCTAGACAAATATTCATCACAAGACATGGTGAATCAGAGGATAATGTTAAAGGGAGAATTGGTGGGGATTCAAATTTAACTCCGAGAGGACATGCTTTTGCTAAAGCCCTTGCAAAATTCATGGATTTCAAAAAGCGTCAGTTTAGGGAAACCCAGTTAAAAGGATTCAGTGTGAGAAACGCTAGTCTAGTTTCGGGCTCTCAGCTCAAAAAAAGTACCCCTGAGGAGCCATCGTTTTCAGTCTTCACGTCGATGCTACGCCGCAGCGTACAGACGGCTAAATACTTTTCGGATGACTTCTATGATATTAAGGAAATGCGTATGTTAGACGAGCTGGGAAGTGGAAAATTTGACGGTATGACATATGAAGAAATTCAAAAGCGTTTCCCCGAAGAGTTTAAGTCTAGGTTGGAAAACAAAATGGCCTACAGATATCCTGGTGTTGGTGGAGAATCATACTTGGACGTGATTGCAAGGCTCAAGCCTTTGATAACCGAGCTCGAGAGGACCACGAATCATATATTAATTATCACACACAGAGTTGTGGCTAGGGTTCTGATTGCATactttttgaatttgaACAAAAACTCCGTGGGAGACTTGGATGTGCCTTTGCATACAATCTATATGTTTGAGCCTAAACCATTTGGCGTGGATTACCATATTTATGAGTTTGACGAAAACACAAATTGGTTTAACGAACTAGACCCAAAGAACTTACAAAACAGTAAGAGGATGAGGCAAGTTGGTATCTCCTTCAGGGAGCGTGCATATTCAGTGGTGCCTACGGCTCCTAGAAAAAGACAGACATTATTTTCTGGCGATGATAATATCAACGAACTTTCAAAGACTGTAAATTCACAAAACACTGTTTCTTCAAGTTCTTCAATCACCAGTCAGCAGTTGGGTTCCAAGACAAACAACCGCACTAACAAAACCATTCTTGACAACATTAACTCTGCCAGAGGTTTGGGACAAGCACCTAGTAATTGTTTATAA
- a CDS encoding Protein phosphatase PP2A regulatory subunit A — translation MDSPNHETLKPTSEELYPIALLMDELRHDDVASRVQAMKRLDTIAIALGQERTRKELIPFLDDVIPEDEDEVIAVAAEELGKFVPYVGGREHAIILMPVLEKIAACEEPIVRDKAVDSLNAISEELDETQILQEFIPLIQRLAKERWFSLHIAATGLFKSVVVRVPSETRLELLNLYHELIQDDSPMVRKAAATHLPKLIDILAEHFKTPENINEFHWDLVTSMYESLVNDNQDSVKFLSVDVLIAILAFLSEINETSHNEDLFKSLLTLASDPSWRVRYMVADRFEKLVISFNDEQYTLKLVSNLISLMKDNEAEVRKAIAKQLPGVCKLANSCDPSIVLTSIVPVVSQLSMDESETVRSALASEVTGLAPILGKDATIEHLLPIFVEMLKDDYSEVRLNIISNLQLVNEVIGIQLLSESLLPAITALANDKLWRVRLAIIEQIPLLAEQLGVAFFDEALGQLCMEWLWDPVYSIREAAVLNLQSLTRFFGEEWCKVELIKRIEAKKQTKDYENFICRITCLFAYTKLIPVVSSETVVSELYPLIDELKDDHVPNIRFNVAKSLLVLAEKVISIDRDFIVSKIKPTLELLCSDEDTDVKYFAESSLDSVNELLGK, via the coding sequence ATGGATTCACCAAATCACGAAACTCTCAAACCTACGTCAGAAGAGCTCTATCCGATTGCTTTATTAATGGATGAGCTTAGGCATGATGACGTTGCCAGCAGAGTGCAGGCTATGAAACGGTTGGACACGATTGCCATTGCATTAGGACAGGAGAGGACTCGCAAAGAATTGATTCCCTTCCTGGATGACGTTATTCCGGAAGATGAGGATGAAGTGATTGCCGTTGCTGCGGAAGAGTTGGGAAAGTTTGTACCATATGTCGGTGGCCGCGAACACGCCATTATACTAATGCCTGTCCTCGAAAAAATCGCTGCGTGTGAGGAGCCAATAGTTAGAGATAAAGCAGTTGACTCCCTGAATGCTATTAGTGAGGAATTAGATGAAACTCAGATATTACAGGAGTTCATCCCATTGATTCAAAGGCTAGCGAAGGAAAGATGGTTCTCGTTACATATTGCAGCAACTGGTCTATTCAAAAGTGTTGTTGTCAGAGTTCCTTCGGAAACTAGACTAGAATTGCTAAACCTTTACCACGAGCTGATTCAGGACGATTCTCCTATGGTGAGGAAAGCCGCAGCAACGCATTTGCCTAAACTGATTGATATTTTGGCAGAACATTTCAAGACGCCAGAAAACATCAATGAGTTTCATTGGGACCTTGTCACTTCCATGTATGAATCTCTGGTGAACGACAATCAAGATTCTGTGAAATTTTTATCTGTTGATGTGTTGATAGCAATCCTTGCGTTTTTGAGTGAGATAAATGAAACGTCTCACAATGAGgatctcttcaaaagcttgcTCACACTAGCCAGTGATCCTAGTTGGAGAGTCAGATATATGGTCGCAGATAGATTCGAAAAACTGGTGATTAGTTTCAATGATGAACAATACACGTTAAAATTGGTTTCAAActtgatttccttgatgAAGGACAATGAAGCTGAGGTTCGAAAAGCGATTGCAAAACAGCTCCCTGGTGTTTGTAAATTGGCAAACTCATGCGACCCCTCCATTGTGTTGACAAGTATCGTTCCCGTTGTTTCTCAGCTCAGTATGGATGAATCAGAAACGGTGAGAAGTGCATTGGCGAGCGAAGTTACAGGATTAGCCCCTATTCTCGGTAAAGATGCTACTATAGAACACTTGTTGCCAATTTTTGTTGAGATGTTAAAAGATGACTACAGCGAGGTGAGACTGAATATCATTTCTAATCTTCAGCTTGTGAACGAGGTCATAGGTATACAGCTTTTGTCGGAATCTTTACTGCCAGCCATCACTGCATTGGCTAACGATAAACTTTGGAGAGTCAGGTTGGCCATTATTGAACAAATTCCCCTTTTGGCTGAACAACTGGGGGTTGCATTTTTTGACGAAGCTCTGGGGCAGCTTTGTATGGAGTGGTTATGGGATCCCGTTTATTCTATCAGAGAAGCGGCAGTTCTAAATTTGCAGAGTCTGACAAGGTTCTTTGGTGAAGAATGGTGCAAAGTGGAATTGATTAAGAGAATTgaggccaagaaacaaACCAAGGATTATGAGAATTTCATATGCAGAATCACATGTCTATTTGCCTACACAAAGTTGATTCCAGTCGTTTCGAGCGAAACGGTTGTGTCAGAGCTTTATCCACTTATTGATGAATTGAAAGATGACCATGTGCCAAACATCAGATTTAATGTCGCGAAGTCACTGCTTGTTTTAGCAGAGAAGGTAATCTCGATTGATCGTGATTTCATTGTAAGCAAAATCAAGCCCACACTGGAGCTTCTTTGTTCAGACGAAGATACTGATGTTAAATACTTTGCTGAAAGCAGTCTGGATTCGGTCAATGAGCTATTGGGGAAATAA
- a CDS encoding maintenance of ploidy protein mob1, with translation MSFIHNHFNSSSIPTIRSARVFRRNPESGPASPNTAKLQTQPVSYFSQPQQTQHQVSNHKEIRSYAEQTLGSGSALAQAVKLPLDEDLNEWLAVHVVDFYNQVNMLYGTITEFCSPITCPRMIATQEYEYLWQDPMNRSSNKPTSMSAPGYVEALMVWIQGFLDDDSIFPTKMGVGFPKQFPSLVRTIMKRLFRVYAHMYCHHFDEINELGLQTHLNTSLKHFVLFCSEFHILTSKDYGPLDELVSRMLDDRDRK, from the coding sequence ATGTCGTTCATTCACAATCATTTCAATTCATCCAGTATTCCTACGATAAGGTCCGCTAGAGTATTTAGAAGAAATCCCGAGAGTGGTCCGGCCTCTCCTAACACGGCAAAATTACAAACTCAGCCAGTCAGCTATTTTTCCCAACCGCAGCAAACTCAGCATCAAGTCTCGAATCACAAAGAAATACGTTCATATGCTGAGCAAACCCTTGGATCAGGATCTGCCTTAGCACAGGCTGTCAAACTACCACTAGACGAAGATCTTAACGAGTGGTTAGCTGTGCATGTTGTTGACTTTTATAACCAGGTCAACATGTTATACGGAACTATTACTGAATTCTGCTCACCCATCACTTGCCCCCGAATGATAGCTACCCAAGAGTATGAATATTTGTGGCAAGACCCTATGAACAGAAGTAGCAACAAACCAACATCTATGTCTGCTCCAGGTTATGTTGAAGCGCTTATGGTGTGGATACAAGGCTTTCTAGATGATGATAGCATCTTTCCAACGAAAATGGGAGTGGGATTTCCCAAACAGTTTCCGTCCTTAGTGCGAACTATTATGAAGCGATTGTTTCGTGTTTACGCTCATATGTACTGCCATCATTTTGATGAGATAAATGAGCTTGGGCTGCAAACACATTTGAATACATCCCTGAAACATTTTGTGTTATTTTGCTCTGAATTCCACATTCTCACTTCCAAAGATTACGGTCCTCTTGATGAACTTGTTTCCAGAATGCTGGATGACAGGGATCGAAAATGA
- a CDS encoding Mannose 6-phosphate receptor-like protein 1 produces the protein MISLRKPTILLASVVCTLVVFGIVSSRNENLKAEIQEEANHLLYQWETLEKTSKFVHKQNDTSDVALEPCTVVNPLTNQFFDLRPLGALGNDGLVQAWNARGYDYGRNFSIGICSTPLKQPQSLPESDFEGVTNKSEVGGYYTDTTGHKKSIGQISTTPKFRGRKLVLEYTDGSVCEGSKSDGSLKKSTILSFVCDREIMTKASISYVGSLHDCSYFFEVRTIHGCPTAAKKDDKAIIWIFLFICLCAVAVFFGGGFVYSLFKYNQGRQSVSHWKRNSFTAGVKSLAQVSQREEIYK, from the coding sequence ATGATCAGTCTCCGAAAACCAACCATTTTACTTGCTTCCGTGGTCTGCACTCTTGTGGTCTTTGGAATCGTAAGCTCTCGAAATGAGAATTTAAAAGCAGAGATACAAGAGGAGGCAAACCATTTGCTTTATCAATGGGAAACTCTCGAAAAGACTTCCAAGTTTGTTCACAAGCAAAATGATACAAGTGACGTTGCACTTGAACCGTGTACTGTGGTAAATCCCCTGACcaatcaattttttgatcttcGACCTTTGGGTGCGTTGGGAAACGATGGGCTCGTACAAGCATGGAACGCACGCGGCTACGATTATGGTCGAAACTTTTCCATAGGGATTTGTTCGACCCCATTAAAACAGCCTCAAAGTCTTCCAGAGTCAGATTTCGAAGGTGTCACAAATAAAAGTGAGGTTGGTGGCTATTATACTGATACAACAGGTCACAAAAAATCCATAGGACAGATATCAACGACTCCAAAATTTAGAGGACGGaagctcgttcttgaatACACAGACGGTAGTGTTTGTGAAGGCTCCAAAAGTGACGGCTCGCTCAAAAAGTCAACCATTTTATCGTTTGTTTGTGATCGGGAGATTATGACTAAAGCATCGATCTCTTACGTAGGTTCCCTACATGACTGTTCATACTTTTTTGAGGTGAGAACTATTCATGGGTGTCCAACAGCCgcaaagaaagacgacAAGGCAATAATCTGGATTTTCCTTTTCATTTGCTTGTGTGCAGTTGCGGTGTTTTTCGGGGGAGGTTTCGTTTATTCGCTTTTCAAATATAACCAGGGCCGTCAATCAGTTTCTCACTGGAAACGCAATTCCTTCACAGCTGGAGTGAAAAGCCTTGCTCAGGTAAGTCAACGTGAAGAGATTTACAAATAA
- a CDS encoding Carrier protein YMC1, mitochondrial — protein sequence MVSQSERYGKDDILEANKLTDTKKLAGFAGGGVQVLVGQPFDLIKVRVQTGQYSSPISALSDTVRNEGLRAFYKGTLAPLIGVGACVSIQFYGFHEAKRQILKRNPKQHELTLGQFYVAGAFAGIVNAPITSPVEQIRILLQVQKDNSRIYNGPKDAISKIYKEAGLLRGIFRGGVVTFLREAQAYGVWFLTYEYLINKFIQFHKTERQNISTMELLICGAVAGDALWVSSYPLDVVKSRLQSDGFGKSSRYKGSAVKVAKHIMRHEGPLGFWKGIGPTLLRAIPCSAATFTTVEYVLRLLN from the coding sequence CTGGTCTCGCAAAGTGAAAGATACGGTAAGGATGATATCCTCGAAGCAAATAAACTAACTGACACGAAAAAGCTTGCCGGTTttgctggtggaggagtACAGGTTTTAGTCGGTCAGCCATTTGACCTGATCAAGGTTAGAGTCCAAACCGGACAATACAGCTCACCGATTTCTGCACTTTCTGATACCGTCAGAAACGAAGGTTTGAGAGCATTTTATAAAGGAACTTTAGCACCTTTAATTGGAGTTGGAGCTTGCGTTTCTATTCAATTTTACGGGTTTCATGAGGCCAAAAGACAAATTCTGAAAAGGAACCCCAAACAGCACGAGTTGACTTTGGGGCAGTTCTACGTTGCCGGGGCATTTGCTGGCATTGTAAACGCTCCAATTACCTCTCCAGTTGAGCAAATCAGGATTCTGTTGCAGGTGCAAAAAGACAATTCAAGAATATACAATGGCCCGAAAGATGCAATATCAAAAATCTACAAGGAAGCAGGCCTTTTGAGAGGAATTTTCAGAGGGGGTGTGGTGACCTTTTTGAGAGAAGCACAAGCTTATGGTGTTTGGTTCCTAACGTACGAGTACCTGATCAACAAATTTATCCAGTTTCATAAAACCGAACGTCAGAACATCTCAACGATGGAACTTCTCATCTGCGGCGCTGTTGCCGGAGATGCTTTGTGGGTTAGCTCTTATCCTTTAGATGTGGTGAAGAGTCGGCTTCAAAGTGACGGTTTTGGAAAAAGCTCGCGGTACAAGGGTTCAGCTGTCAAAGTCGCGAAGCACATTATGAGACACGAGGGACCTTTAGGATTTTGGAAAGGAATCGGCCCTACTCTACTAAGAGCAATACCTTGTAGCGCGGCAACATTCACAACTGTTGAGTATGTTTTGAGGCTTTTAAACTGA
- a CDS encoding Elongation factor 1-alpha 1, with translation MGKEKTHVNVVVIGHVDSGKSTTTGHLIYKCGGIDKRTIEKFEKEAAELGKGSFKYAWVLDKLKAERERGITIDIALWKFETPKYHVTVIDAPGHRDFIKNMITGTSQADCAILIIAGGTGEFEAGISKDGQTREHALLAFTLGVRQLIVAVNKMDSVQWSEARFEEIVKETSNFIKKVGYNPKTVPFVPISGWNGDNMIEPSSNCPWYKGWQKETKSGVVKGKTLLEAIDAIEPPARPSDKPLRLPLQDVYKIGGIGTVPVGRVETGVIKAGMVVTFAPAGVTTEVKSVEMHHEQLTEGLPGDNVGFNVKNVSVKEIRRGNVCGDSKNDPPQGCASFNAQVIILNHPGQISAGYSPVLDCHTAHIACRFDQLLEKIDRRTGKKIEENPKFVKSGDAAIVKMIPSKPMCVETFTEYPPLGRFAVRDMRQTVAVGVIKSVDKTAAGAGKVTKAAQKAAKK, from the coding sequence ATGGGTAAAGAAAAGACTCACGTTAACGTCGTTGTTATTGGTCACGTCGACTCTGGTAAATCTACCACTACCGGTCACTTGATCTACAAGTGTGGTGGTATTGACAAGAGAACCATCGAGAAGTTTGAAAAGGAAGCTGCCGAGCTTGGTAAGGGTTCCTTCAAGTACGCTTGGGTTTTGGACAAGTTGAAGGCTGAGAGAGAAAGAGGTATCACTATCGATATCGCTTTGTGGAAGTTCGAGACTCCAAAGTACCACGTCACTGTTATTGATGCTCCAGGTCACAGagatttcatcaagaacatgaTCACTGGTACTTCCCAGGCTGACTGTGCTATTTTGATCATTGCTGGTGGTACCGGTGAGTTCGAGGCTGGTATCTCCAAGGACGGTCAAACCAGAGAGCACGCTTTGTTGGCTTTCACCCTTGGTGTTAGACAACTGATTGTTGCTGTCAACAAGATGGACTCTGTCCAATGGTCTGAGGCCAGATTCGAGGAAATTGTCAAGGAAACCTCTaacttcatcaagaaggtTGGTTACAACCCTAAGACTGTTCCATTCGTTCCAATCTCTGGTTGGAACGGTGACAACATGATTGAGCCTTCTTCTAACTGTCCATGGTACAAGGGATGGCAAAAGGAGACCAAGTCCGGTGTCGTCAAGGGTAAGACTCTTCTTGAGGCCATTGACGCCATTGAGCCACCTGCCAGACCATCTGACAAGCCATTGAGATTGCCATTGCAAGATGTCTACAAGATTGGTGGTATTGGTACTGTTCCAGTCGGTAGAGTTGAGACTGGTGTCATCAAGGCTGGTATGGTTGTTACTTTCGCCCCAGCTGGTGTTACCACCGAAGTCAAGTCCGTCGAGATGCACCACGAGCAGCTTACTGAGGGTCTTCCAGGTGACAATGTTGGATTCAACGTCAAGAACGTTTCCGTCAAGGAAATTAGAAGAGGTAACGTCTGTGGTGACTCCAAGAACGACCCACCTCAAGGATGTGCTTCCTTCAACGCTCAGGTTATTATCTTGAACCACCCAGGTCAGATCTCCGCTGGTTACTCTCCAGTTTTGGACTGCCACACTGCCCACATTGCCTGCAGATTCGACCAATTGCTCGAGAAGATCGACAGAAGAACCGGTAAGAAGATTGAGGAGAACCCTAAGTTTGTCAAGTCTGGTGACGCTGCTATTGTTAAGATGATCCCATCTAAGCCAATGTGTGTTGAGACCTTCACTGAGTACCCACCATTGGGAAGATTTGCCGTCAGAGATATGAGACAAACCGTTGCCGTCGGTGTCATCAAGTCTGTTGACAAGACTGCCGCCGGTGCCGGAAAGGTCACCAAGGCTGCTCAAAAGGCTGCCAAGAAATAA
- a CDS encoding Peroxisomal membrane protein PEX26 produces the protein MSQITVNGSKLLDGKANSNILANDTIQSQYTSDKYRYRKLYELAIKLYLNRNFDKAWSLIAPIVDNLPETSYDRNEIEKPLLVKIYKLYLSLIDLKLKRETRDSHDLVKSQYSERLQQGDLFIQIRNIYNEEYDCIDPELLLLCFIVELSNGFPLIELRAQLELYLTFNGILSDEVNQTVRSSGMMKIAEFYLLHILPKFNEFKRSEKLIRRIFAEDDYQRDHCLSMLNQVVTNFKAGDKKATSTDCNEERLKTRKRRRGKRIEQHLDDNSQMIADEKNGIYRILKSALSMHGLRDFKKVFIQGTFLMFILSIIVLFYQKYSQVRGRLLWFLIKVRQTLGMALKITYI, from the coding sequence ATGTCTCAGATTACAGTCAACGGATCAAAACTTTTGGACGGCAAAGCAAATTCAAACATCTTGGCGAATGACACTATTCAGTCTCAATATACCAGTGATAAATACAGATACCGCAAACTATATGAACTAGCTATCAAATTATATCTCAATCGAAATTTTGACAAAGCCTGGTCACTGATCGCCCCAATTGTGGACAATCTACCTGAAACTAGCTATGACAGAAATGAGATCGAAAAGCCGCTTCTCGTGAAAATATACAAACTCTATCTGTCGCTGATCGATTTGAAACTCAAAAGAGAGACGAGAGATTCTCATGACCTGGTGAAGTCCCAATACTCCGAACGCCTTCAGCAGGGAGATCTATTCATACAAATTCGAAATATTTACAATGAAGAATACGACTGCATAGATCCTGAATTATTACTACTGTGCTTTATAGTCGAGCTTTCGAACGGATTTCCTTTGATTGAACTGAGAGCCCAATTGGAATTGTACCTAACTTTCAATGGTATCCTTTCAGACGAAGTCAATCAAACAGTAAGGTCGTCAGGAATGATGAAAATTGCCGAGTTTTACCTGCTACATATCCTCCCTAAATTTAATGAGTTTAAGAGATCCGAAAAGCTCATAAGGCGGATCTTTGCCGAGGATGATTATCAAAGAGACCATTGTCTTTCGATGCTGAATCAAGTGGTAACCAACTTCAAGGCAGGCGACAAAAAAGCAACATCAACTGACTGTAATGAAGAAAGGCTCAAGACTCGCAAAAGGAGACGTGGCAAGAGGATTGAACAACATCTCGACGATAATTCCCAGATGATTGCAGATGAGAAAAATGGTATTTATCGAATTTTGAAGAGTGCACTGTCAATGCATGGATTACGCGATTTCAAGAAAGTTTTCATTCAAGGAACCTTTTTGATGTTTATTCTGAGTATCATTGTACTTTTCTATCAGAAGTACTCCCAAGTTAGAGGTCGTTTGTTATGGTTCTTAATTAAAGTCAGACAGACACTGGGTATGGCACTGAAAATCACTTATATATAG